From the Brienomyrus brachyistius isolate T26 chromosome 23, BBRACH_0.4, whole genome shotgun sequence genome, the window TCGCTTTGTCGTTATCCTGTCGCCACTCCCGTCTTATTGTGCTTGTATAGACATGGCACACATAAATGTAAACaattaatctgcatattatggCACGTTTTTCGTTTTATCGATCTACTTACTCCACACTCCGTCTCTTTTTTGTAGGTGTTCATTTATTTAACTCCTACCCTCTTCAACTCATTGATCCGCCCATCTGCTCTAACACTGGTCCTAATATCTGCCATCTGCCCAATTATCGGCCACAGTTACTTTACTCCGTTAGCTTCTCTTAACCCCGGATCCCACTGTGACTGGTCCGTCACACTCCACCCCCCCTCCTGCCCCAAACCTCCCCAGAACCCCTTTCCATCTCTGAGACATGCGCCGATTCAGCTCCGAAGGCTCTTTGCTGGACTTGGACTTTCTGCCCTGGAAACGGGTGACCCTGATCGAGCCAGACTGTGAGGTAGATGGCGAGGTCAGCACTTACTCACTGTGCCCAGGCGAAGATCCCTCCCCAGGCATCCGGATGGCAGTCACAGGGGCTGGGGAGGAGTCGGCCCCCAAGCAGAAGCAGGAACGTGGAAAGTTAGTCAAAGAGCTCAGCGTTAGCGTGGAGAACCTGTCTGGCTTGGAGAAGCTGGAGCACACGGATGGCTTTCTGGGCGTGGGGGCCATCAGTGAAGGCTGCCGGGCTTACAGTGACAGCCAGCTGGCCCCGGGGGCAGCCGAAGGCGAGCGACCATCCCCCATTTCCTCCCCTACCTCAGCGCCCTCCTTCTCCGCCAGATCCCTCCACAGGCAACATGCTCGGGCCAAGCTAGCGGCAGCCAAACTCCACCTGAAGAGTCTGTTCGGACAGGTAAACCTCTTTGGCCGCTGTTTCTCTCCTCCTTCCCATTACGTCTCGACATATACTTAGTGGCTGCGTCCCTCAGTGCCGTGTGACTGGGCTCTCTGGGTGCTGCTAAAAGCCACTAAAACACTCTGGTCTGTTTCAGAACCACCAAACGCCACACCCAACGCATGTCAGCTCAGAGCAGAGAGACAATGAGAGCAGGTGAGACTGGCAAGGGATTGTGGGAGCTGCTGGGGTTATAAATTACACCACGTGAAAAtatcaaaagaaaaaataatcatAAAGCATGTCAATGCGCAAATCTGATTGCGATGGTTGAGGAATCCTAAGCAGGGCTCACTGACATTCATTCTTCGTGCCCTCAGCATATAGAAGTATGTCCTTTGTTTACAGGAAACAATAGAACAGAAAGAAAGGGGAAAACATCCTGAAATATCGGAATGAAATACGAGATTCTCCTTCGTGTACAAACATGTCGCGCCACCATGCTGCAGTAAGACATTGGTCGCATGCCGGCGCAGGCATGCTGTGGGCCCAGCTGAACCTAGGGCTGTATCTCCATCCCAGGACAAGAGAGAGGAGGTCCCGCCTTCCATTCCTCCGGCAATGGAGTCAGGTCGGCCATGGCAACGCCAGCCTTAGCCACGAGGAACTGTTGTCGTGGGCGGAGTCTCTGAATGTGCTGCTGGCCAGTCGCAGTGAGTGTCCTTCCGCCTTTATTTGCATATTCCGGAACTGATGGTCGCCACGGTAGCAGCTTCTCTTATGAACATCATTAGTTTAATGATGGTTAAAAGTACACCTCATTGCTCATATCGACAAAATAAAGTTTTCAGAAATACAGTACAGTTTGAAATCCGTCCAGTGGCCTTTCATAAAGTTTATCAGTAGTAGGTCATGGTTGATTTTGAAGTGTCACTCAGCCATATCTTTATTGCACAACAGGCCCAGTTGACGACGTAATCACAGTACCTTACACATGGAGTGGCCAAACCAGTCAGGGGTGGCACCATTTCTATATGTTTCTGTAAGCTCGTTAAATAAGCCAGTCGGCAGGGGCTATTATGACGGGAAAGCGGTTCGAGCCGAGGCTGGCCGTGATTTAGCATAGCCTCTGGGTCTTAAGTCTAGCCGAGGGCTTGAGGCACtcattttgtgggggggggggcgcagcttTGGCGTTGCAGACACCACAGCCCATGTGTGGCACATGCTTCTCGTGATAACATGACTGGATTCTGCTAAACTGGTTTCTGGAAAAACTCTTGCTCAGTAAACAAGTGGCAGGCTTTCAAGCAATCGCACATACTTTGCATGTCACCTTTAAAGGGCAAAATCGAGTTTTCCAGATTAGTTTAAGGTCATTTCTTGGTTTCTATGACACcgagcacaccccccccccccccacatccaatctctctccctccctctcctggAAGATCGCTGGTGTGATATGTAGAAAAACAAGTTGTCTTTTTACTTGTTCTctcaaggggaaaaaaaggcaaaaaaatTTTGTATCTCTggttgcactggggcacagagaTGAGCTCCTGGTCAGGTCACTTAATGGCAGTAAACTGGGAATCTGTGATTTGTGACACTACGGTGGGAGATTATATTTCTAGCTTTTTGGGCATGCACCATCACCACTGTGAACTACGACCGCTGACGTCAGCAGGTAGTGGACCTTTAACAGCCTCTCTTTTAGCTTCTCCGTATGTGTGAATTTAGCGCTTACTGATTATTCCTTTGCTCTGGCAGAGTGCTCTCAGactccactctctctctccatctctggcCCAAGTGAGCTTTTAGATTCTCAACCAGCTGTGGGGACtaattttggggggagggggggagcagCCTGAGACTCAGTAGAGAGGAAGTCTCTTTCCGAGGCCTTTCTAGAACCTTCACATGAACCAGAACCCCAGCGACCTGTCCTCCGGCGTTGTTCCTCTCATTCGGCACATCCAGAGGCTCGAGGGACCCAGCCCGGAGTTCCTGGCCCGATAAGGAAGACCCGGGTTTCCAGATGGTGGGAGTTCCAGTTGCTTCCTACTCCGCTTCTCGGTGGGATGGTGATTTCCACAGCCTGTTCTCCCACTCGCTGTTCCCTAGGGAGTCAGGTTACAGGCATCACCTTGTTTACAGAGCTGCCTGTTTGTACCCAGCTAATGGATGTGCGTTTGCTTATGTGAGACTCCCGCAGCCCAGCGGCCAGAATCCCCCAAGGTCCCCATGCCCATTTTCTCGCAGCTTTTCTCTCacttctatttattttttagtATAGTATAACGCTTAAACACTTAGTACATCGCTTCACAGGAACAAACGTAAGGGAAACGGAAGACTTTCAGGAGGCCAGACACTAGGGGGCGCTCACGAGTGTGGATAACGGTAGGCTTGGTTTGGAGAAGGTGGGGGCTATTCGATATTTTTCGGGGTTTTCCAGGGGCCCAGCCATAACTTTGAGTGGCTCTGCTGCTTTGTGGAGTCCTGCCTgtattatgccccccccccccacagaatctGCATCCACTCTGTGCAGCCGCATTaagcacaccccccccaccccccagcattaATGTGTCCACAGCACGCTCTCCTCAGCCCCCCTCCCAGTACGGTATCCTAGCAGGCAGCATGTAGGCAGCCCCTCGCCCTCCCACTGGGCCCCCCAGCACATCCATAATGGTGCGGCTTGTAAATTACTTGGTTAGCATCGGCTAACGATCCCCCCACCCCTTTTCTCTCGCCGCCCCCGCTTGTGGTCTCCAGCAAAACATGTCACAACCCTCAGTTGGAGCAGAGGatcgtgtgcgtgtgtgtgtgtgagagagagagagagagagagagagagagagataaagaGAGGAACCTCAGAGAGGGAGTGAAGTTATGTGTTTATTTATGAGGCTGCAGAGATGTCGTTGGGGACTCCATTTCAGCGAGGGGGTTAGTTTTGCTTCTGCTCTGGTCTGAGGTACTCTCGCATCGCACAGTGCTGTTTtattgcgcgtgtgtgtgtgtgtttcctttgTGTGTTCCTGAGCTGCTCATTTACCCGCctggcaccccatccccccaccccgcctGCTCTCCCTGCAGCCGGCCTGTCTGTCTTCGGGGCGTTCCTGCGCTCCGAGTTCAGTGAGGAGAACCTGCAGTTCTACCTGGCCTGTGAACAGTACCGGCACTCCTCCACCAACTTCAGCCTCCAGAGGCGAGCACGGGACATATGTGCCACCTACATCCAGCCAGGGGCGTCCAGAGAGGtacggtgggggggtgggtcggGAGGGGCTTCCTGTTAGCCCACCTCGCACGCTGGACTTCATGTCTGCCTGCGTAATGGCAGCCTGTTTGTCtctctgtatctgtctgtcttgcCTTTTGCACCATCTCTCTCCTTGGGGATATTAAAGTGCCCCCCCCACTTTTTGGGATGTTCCCCTATCGCTCTATCTTGCTGGCCCTGCTACTGTATGTGTTCCTCAGCTTGTGTTTAGTATTCCCTGACAGTGATGCCGTGCCTCTTGCCTGCCCCTGCAGGTCAACCTGGACGGCAAAACAAGGGAGCTGACCATGCAGCTGCTGCAGGCCCCGTCCCGCAGCTCGCTGTGTCCCGCCCAGCGCCGCATCTACTCGCTCCTGGACACAGACTGCTATCCCCGCTTCCTACAGTCGCATCTTTACCAGTCTCTGCTAAAGGACGCTCACTAGGCTGCAAACGTCTacgggagggggggcagcgAGAGACAGCTAGCAGCGTCATGTAACTCCAGCGCCGGGGCTGAGGAGAGACGGAAAAGGAGACACAACCAGGCAGCGGCCATTGCTCCATGTTACTCATGCTGCCTGTCAAATCATGCATGTtatctttcttctttttttattttcagctaCCCGACCTTTGTTTTCTCAGCTCCCCACACAGACATAGGCCGGTGGAGACAAGTAAACTAACCGGGCACAGACtgtcatggtgggggggggggtgtccaggTGCAATGTGGGATACTCTGCGTTTTCAGGTGTATTGTAACCAAGTGAAGAGCTGTCCCCGTGTTTTGGAACCAGGTTTTCCTGGGCCGTGGACTGGACAGACTGGCAAACCATGACAGAATGGGCCCCTCCACTCGGCAGAATGCACCCACAGGGTAACATTTTGCCAGTGG encodes:
- the si:ch211-152p11.4 gene encoding regulator of G-protein signaling 3 — translated: MRRFSSEGSLLDLDFLPWKRVTLIEPDCEVDGEVSTYSLCPGEDPSPGIRMAVTGAGEESAPKQKQERGKLVKELSVSVENLSGLEKLEHTDGFLGVGAISEGCRAYSDSQLAPGAAEGERPSPISSPTSAPSFSARSLHRQHARAKLAAAKLHLKSLFGQNHQTPHPTHVSSEQRDNESRTRERRSRLPFLRQWSQVGHGNASLSHEELLSWAESLNVLLASRTGLSVFGAFLRSEFSEENLQFYLACEQYRHSSTNFSLQRRARDICATYIQPGASREVNLDGKTRELTMQLLQAPSRSSLCPAQRRIYSLLDTDCYPRFLQSHLYQSLLKDAH